The region AAGACTTTCATTTTTATAATTCCTTACGAAACAAAATGCTAAAACAGTTGTCATTAAAGAATTCAACTACGCATCTGTTTTGGCACATCACTTGAAGCGAAACATTGAAAACCGCCGCGGAGTAATCTGGCAAAATGAATTCGAGAGGAGGAAGAAAGATGAGTCTCATAAAAGAATTTAAGGCGTTTGCCCTCAAAGGAAACGTCATTGACATGGCCGTTGGAATTGTCATTGGGGTGGCTTTTGGGAAAATCGTCGCTTCCCTGGTGGCTGACGTAATTATGCCGCCAATCGGGGTTCTGTTAGGCGGGGTGGATTTTTCCAGTCTGAGTCTGGTGGTTAAACAGGCCGTTGGAAATACACCGGCTGTGATGATAAATTACGGTAAATTTCTTAATACAATCATTGAATTTCTAATCATCGCTTTCTCGATTTTTCTTGTTGTGAAAGGAATCAACACCATCAAAAAGAAAGAAGAAGCGGCTCCTAAAGCTGCACCGGCTCCTCCCAAACAAGAGATTCTTCTGGAGGAAATCCGGGATTTGCTGAAACAAAACCGCTAATTTTTTAAAAACACGCTTATTTAAACACTCAAAAAAGGAGAACAAAATGGCAAACTACAAAATCGATCATGTGGAAGGAATTGGACCGGCCTTCGCTGACAAATTACGCGGCATTGGAATCAAAAGCGTTGCTGCTCTTTTGGCAAAAGGCGCGACCCCCAAGGGACGCAAAGAAATAGTCGAAAAAACGGGCATCAGTGATTCCCTGGTTTTGAAGTGGGTGAATATGGCCGATTTGTACCGGGTAGCAGGCGTGGGCAGTGAATATGCGGAATTATTGGAAGCGGCCGGAGTGGACACGGTTAAAGAACTTCGCAATCGTAACGCAGAAAACCTGTGGACAAAAATGCAGGACGTCAACGCCTCAAAAAAGCTGGTTCGACAATTACCCAGTTTAAAGATGGTACAGTCCTGGGTTAGTCACGCAAAAACCTTGAATCCTGTTGTTACATACTAAATTTATCGCGGGTTAAGGGGAATACGAGGCCGGGTCAGTTTTGCCCGGCTTCTTTTTTGATAAAATTCAGGATATTCCCCAAAAAAATGCATAAAATGGATTGGCTTGAGTGTGCCAAAACCCCGGACACAACAGTCGCATTCCTAAACCAAACAGAGGATGTAACAAAATTAGGAGAATAGTAGATGAAACGATTCTTTCTTTTTAACACAGTGCTAATGCTCGCATTTCTTTCGGCGGTGAGCTTTGCTTCTGAAAAAGATCCAATAGGCTTCAAACCCACAATCGTTGGCGGGTTGAATCTTACACAAAATAGTACCAGCAATTGGACGGCCGGCGGTGAAAATGCTTACGCCTACACCTTTACCCTGAATTCTCAATTTCTCAACAACCAACCCAAATACCGCTGGAAAATTACCGGAGATTTCGCATTTGGGCAAACCAAAGTTGGTAGCCAAGATTTGCGAAATGCCGTTGATCGAATTGACATAAACGGTTTGTTGACGTATAAATACGGCCTATTTATCAATCCCTATGTTTCAGCGGGGCTTTTGACCCAATTTGCCACCGGTTACGATTATTCAAAAACACCCCCTCTGGCCAAATCCGGTTTCTTCGACCCGGCTTTCATTACAGGCGGTACAGGCCTGGGCTGGACCCTTCGCCCAAAATTTACGACGCGTTTGGGGCTTGGAATAAAGGAAACCATTACGCAGAAATATTCTCAATTCGGATATGCTGACAAGGCCTCCACACCGAATATCATTGAGAAAACAAAATTTGAAACAGGCATTCAATCTGTTACTGAGCTGGAAACAAAACTGGCCAATAACCTGCTTTATATTTCCCACCTGGGGCTTTTTTCGAGTTTCGCCAACATGACTGCCGTAGACGTTAAATGGAACAACACCTGGTCGGTGAACGTTTCGAAATTTATTTCGATTAATCTGATTGTCAATCTCCTCTACGATGAGGATATTTCGTCTAAAATACAAATTCAGGAGGCTCTTGCGATCGGGTTGACCGCTAATTTCATAAAATAGCGGTGATCGTAATCAACACAATTGCAGGCTGCACGGCGTATTTTCAATTTTATCTGCCGGTTGTAAGCAGGTAATAGATGGATTAAAATACTTTTTGGGCGGTGCAAAATCCATACTCCAAAAAACTTCCCGCCTATTGAAGAAAAGTCTTGACTTTTGTAAACTTTTTCAATAAATTTTTAAGTCAAAAGCCGAAGTGGCGGAACTGGTAGACGCGCTACGTTCAGGGCGTAGTGTCCGCACGGGCGTGGGGGTTCGAATCCCCCCTTCGGCACAATTTTCCTCCCCAAAAAACAGCTTCAGCAGCTTAAAAAACGAGGGCTAAACCTCGAAAAAATCAACAATTAATCTTCTCAAAAACCCGGCGGTTTTCGACCAGCATGGGAAAAAATTGCCCAGTTTTCCTGACCCTGTTCAGACATTTTTTTCTCCACTTCTGGTTCATTTTGGCTAATGTCTTATTTTATCACCAATTGGAAGAATTGTTTGTTACGGGTATTTTCCCATAATGAATGGCACGAGTCTTGCCGATACAAAAATAGAACGGTGATACAATTCTGGAGCAAAAAATGAACAATATACTCATTATTGATGATGAAGAGGATATTCTGGAAATCCTCTCGGATGTCATTAAGGGCTGGGGACATCTTCCCATTATTGCCAGAGATGGAAAAGACGGGCTTAGAAAATTTCAGGAAGTGCCTGTGGATTTGATTTTGAGTGATATAAAAATGCCGAATTTAGACGGCATTAGTCTTCTTGAACGGATCCGAAGCTCAGACAAACAGATTCCGGTTATTTTACTTACAGGCTACCCCTCCGTTGATTCGGCTGTGCACGCTATGAAACAGGGCGCATTTGACTATATCACCAAACCTGTGAATTTGGATGAGCTGCGCATTAAAATTGACCGCGGTCTGGAACGGGCACGAATGAATCAATCCCTGAATTTCCTGAAGAGCATTAATTGGTCCCTTCTCATTTCGATTCCCATCTGGCTTATTCTGGGGATTATCCTGGCCAAGCTTCTCCGATAATCGATAAAAGGCGGCTGATTTTTTCTGTGCTTCATTCTGAAGCCGGACCAAACGCAGTGTATTCCGGGTGCCACGATCCCCAATTACGGAATATCCAGTACGCCCGCTCCATTGATCTTGCTTTCCTTAACCAGTTGAAGAACTCGATTGGCCTCTTTTAGCGGAAAAACAGATATTTCCGTCTGAATGGGGATTTCTGCCGCGAGTTTCAATAATTCCTCCGCATCCTGACGGGTGGCATTGGCCACACTCCGGACGGTTCGTTCATAATAGAGCAGGCTATTGTAGTCGATTTCGGGGATTGGCGTCATGTAGATACCCGCCAGGGCAAGGGTTCCGCCCTTGTCCAGAACACGAAGGGCTTCCGGGACCAAACCGCCTGCGGGTGCAAAGATAATCGAACTGTCCATTTTTTCGGGTGGCGTATCCTCCGCCCGGCCGGCCCATTTGGCTCCCAAATCGAGCGCCAGTTTCTGATGCTCTTTGCTGCGCGTAAAAACATACACATCACACCCCCAATGAATCGCAATTTGAATAATCACGTGGGCAGTGGCCCCGAATCCGTACATTCCAAAATTTTGCCCGGGCTTAAGCTCGCTCAATTTGAGGGCGCGATATCCGACAACCCCTGCACAGAGCAGCGGAGCCGCCTGAAAATCCGGGAACCCTTCGGGCAAAAAATACGCAAAATCCTGATGAATCGTGTGATATTGAGCATAGC is a window of Calditrichota bacterium DNA encoding:
- a CDS encoding zinc-dependent alcohol dehydrogenase family protein, producing MKAMQFSAPAPIETEPLHYVDVPDPTPGRGEIRIRIKACGVCHTDLHEVEGELPLPKLPLIPGHQIVGIVDQLGEGVTRFKIGDRVGVPWLYSACGSCKYCSSGRENLCDQAKFTGYHVDGGYAQYHTIHQDFAYFLPEGFPDFQAAPLLCAGVVGYRALKLSELKPGQNFGMYGFGATAHVIIQIAIHWGCDVYVFTRSKEHQKLALDLGAKWAGRAEDTPPEKMDSSIIFAPAGGLVPEALRVLDKGGTLALAGIYMTPIPEIDYNSLLYYERTVRSVANATRQDAEELLKLAAEIPIQTEISVFPLKEANRVLQLVKESKINGAGVLDIP
- a CDS encoding DUF3078 domain-containing protein — protein: MKRFFLFNTVLMLAFLSAVSFASEKDPIGFKPTIVGGLNLTQNSTSNWTAGGENAYAYTFTLNSQFLNNQPKYRWKITGDFAFGQTKVGSQDLRNAVDRIDINGLLTYKYGLFINPYVSAGLLTQFATGYDYSKTPPLAKSGFFDPAFITGGTGLGWTLRPKFTTRLGLGIKETITQKYSQFGYADKASTPNIIEKTKFETGIQSVTELETKLANNLLYISHLGLFSSFANMTAVDVKWNNTWSVNVSKFISINLIVNLLYDEDISSKIQIQEALAIGLTANFIK
- a CDS encoding DUF4332 domain-containing protein; the encoded protein is MANYKIDHVEGIGPAFADKLRGIGIKSVAALLAKGATPKGRKEIVEKTGISDSLVLKWVNMADLYRVAGVGSEYAELLEAAGVDTVKELRNRNAENLWTKMQDVNASKKLVRQLPSLKMVQSWVSHAKTLNPVVTY
- the mscL gene encoding large-conductance mechanosensitive channel protein MscL encodes the protein MSLIKEFKAFALKGNVIDMAVGIVIGVAFGKIVASLVADVIMPPIGVLLGGVDFSSLSLVVKQAVGNTPAVMINYGKFLNTIIEFLIIAFSIFLVVKGINTIKKKEEAAPKAAPAPPKQEILLEEIRDLLKQNR
- a CDS encoding response regulator codes for the protein MNNILIIDDEEDILEILSDVIKGWGHLPIIARDGKDGLRKFQEVPVDLILSDIKMPNLDGISLLERIRSSDKQIPVILLTGYPSVDSAVHAMKQGAFDYITKPVNLDELRIKIDRGLERARMNQSLNFLKSINWSLLISIPIWLILGIILAKLLR